The following are from one region of the Flexistipes sp. genome:
- the lysA gene encoding diaminopimelate decarboxylase, with product MSEKKVPFNKEKIEKIAEKYPTPFHIYDEKAIRENARRLKKAFSWLGDDFKEYFAVKATPNPHILKIMKDEGFGTDCSSLPELILSEKNGITGENIMFTSNETPAKEYSKAKELGAIINLDDITHINYLEEQVGLPELLSFRYNPGPLREGNAIIGNPEEAKYGFTKEQLFEGYRMIKEKGVKRFGIHTMVASNELNADYFIETVNMLVDLVIEIHSELGINFEFINMGGGIGIPYQPDQEPVDLEYVAGEVKKIFDKKIKGSDLDPLKLYMENGRMITGPYGYLVARAIHKKEIYKNYIGLDASMANLMRPGMYQAYHHVTVLGKENKPHDYTYDIVGSLCENNDKFAIDRKLPKIDIGDIVVIHDAGAHGHAMGFNYNGKLRSAELLLRPDGSVKQIRRAETIDDYFATLDFSDL from the coding sequence ATGTCGGAGAAGAAAGTTCCTTTTAATAAAGAAAAAATAGAGAAGATTGCTGAAAAGTACCCCACACCGTTTCATATTTATGACGAGAAGGCAATCAGAGAGAATGCCCGCAGGCTTAAGAAAGCTTTCAGCTGGCTTGGAGACGATTTTAAGGAGTATTTTGCCGTAAAAGCCACTCCCAATCCTCATATATTAAAAATAATGAAGGATGAAGGATTCGGCACGGACTGCAGCTCCCTTCCGGAGCTCATCTTATCTGAAAAAAACGGTATAACCGGCGAAAATATTATGTTTACCTCAAATGAAACACCTGCAAAAGAATACAGTAAAGCCAAAGAGCTGGGCGCTATCATTAATCTCGATGATATAACCCACATCAATTATTTAGAAGAGCAGGTGGGGTTGCCGGAATTGCTGAGCTTCAGATATAATCCCGGACCTTTGAGAGAGGGGAATGCCATAATAGGCAATCCCGAGGAGGCTAAATACGGTTTTACCAAGGAGCAGCTTTTCGAAGGATACCGTATGATAAAAGAGAAAGGAGTGAAGCGTTTCGGCATTCATACGATGGTGGCTTCAAATGAACTTAATGCCGATTACTTTATTGAGACTGTCAATATGCTGGTGGACTTGGTTATTGAAATCCACAGTGAGCTGGGAATAAATTTTGAATTTATCAATATGGGAGGCGGAATTGGTATCCCGTATCAGCCTGATCAAGAGCCGGTTGATCTCGAGTATGTTGCCGGTGAAGTGAAAAAAATATTTGATAAAAAGATAAAAGGTTCTGATCTGGATCCGTTGAAACTTTATATGGAAAACGGCAGAATGATAACCGGTCCTTATGGATATCTTGTAGCGAGAGCTATTCATAAAAAAGAAATCTATAAAAACTATATAGGACTCGATGCAAGTATGGCTAATCTGATGAGGCCCGGCATGTATCAGGCATATCATCATGTAACCGTCTTGGGCAAAGAAAATAAACCTCATGATTACACATACGATATAGTAGGATCTTTATGTGAAAATAACGATAAGTTTGCCATAGACCGTAAACTGCCTAAAATTGATATCGGCGATATAGTTGTAATCCATGACGCAGGTGCTCATGGTCATGCAATGGGATTTAATTATAACGGTAAACTCAGATCTGCCGAACTCCTCCTTAGACCTGACGGCAGCGTAAAGCAGATAAGGAGAGCGGAAACAATTGACGATTATTTTGCGACACTGGATTTTTCAGATTTGTAA
- a CDS encoding universal stress protein — MYKTEKILVPTDFSEYSDKALKKAVDIAETFNSEIYLLHVIPDEVGISMAYLDNETQKELTERMEKESMNEMKKQAEKILKGKNLKINYTVKKGVPYHEILNYETEAGTDLLVIASHSKSFIEEAFFGSTTEKVVRRSKCSVFVVRD, encoded by the coding sequence ATGTACAAAACAGAAAAAATATTGGTTCCCACTGATTTTTCAGAGTACTCCGATAAAGCTTTGAAGAAAGCTGTTGATATCGCGGAAACGTTTAATTCCGAAATTTATCTTCTTCATGTAATCCCCGATGAAGTGGGAATATCCATGGCTTATTTGGATAACGAAACCCAAAAAGAACTGACTGAAAGAATGGAAAAAGAAAGTATGAATGAGATGAAAAAGCAGGCAGAAAAAATTCTTAAAGGAAAGAACTTAAAAATAAATTATACCGTTAAAAAAGGTGTACCGTATCATGAAATTTTAAACTATGAAACCGAAGCCGGAACCGACCTTCTGGTCATTGCATCACACAGCAAATCTTTTATCGAGGAAGCTTTCTTCGGAAGTACAACTGAAAAAGTTGTAAGAAGATCAAAGTGTTCTGTATTTGTTGTAAGAGATTAA
- a CDS encoding DNA cytosine methyltransferase, with product MNKISIFSFFSGCGLLDLGFEDTGYDIVYVNEYFQPFIYAYKYSRLKMGYKKPIYGYSDNSIVNLLSQHEISILSNNINLERIKGNIVGFIGGPPCPDFSVGGRNRGKDGENGKLTETYIDLTCKLKPDFLLFENVKGLWNTKKHREFYEKVKTKLYDAGYVIMEKLVNAIEYGVPQDRDRIIMFAIQKHFLSNSNDINNFNWNIDKKFDKEEILQLNWPTINPFQTNISKPKDVPFELTVKYWFDKNSTYNHQNSQDQFKPKAGLPKFQSIPEGDVSKKSYKRLHRYRYSPTAAYGNNEVHLHPTEARRISVAEALAIQSVPACFELPLDMTLTNKFKTVGNGVPYLLSRGIANSIKVFINGLNPQFIRSKDDINSFQYYKCC from the coding sequence ATGAATAAAATATCTATTTTTTCTTTCTTTTCTGGGTGCGGTTTACTGGATCTCGGATTTGAAGATACAGGATATGATATAGTATATGTTAATGAGTATTTTCAGCCATTTATATATGCATATAAATATTCAAGATTAAAAATGGGATACAAAAAACCGATTTACGGGTACTCAGATAATAGTATAGTCAATTTACTGTCTCAACATGAAATATCAATATTATCGAATAACATTAATCTGGAAAGAATAAAAGGGAATATAGTAGGGTTTATTGGTGGTCCTCCTTGTCCAGATTTTTCGGTAGGTGGAAGAAACAGAGGTAAAGATGGAGAGAATGGTAAACTGACTGAAACATACATTGATTTAACTTGTAAATTAAAACCTGATTTTTTATTGTTCGAAAACGTAAAAGGGCTGTGGAATACAAAAAAGCACAGAGAATTTTATGAAAAAGTTAAAACAAAATTGTATGATGCAGGTTATGTAATAATGGAAAAACTAGTAAATGCCATAGAATATGGTGTCCCACAAGATAGAGATAGAATTATAATGTTTGCTATACAAAAGCATTTTCTATCTAATAGTAACGATATTAATAATTTTAACTGGAATATAGACAAAAAATTTGATAAAGAGGAAATATTGCAATTGAACTGGCCTACTATAAATCCATTCCAAACAAATATAAGCAAACCTAAAGATGTCCCTTTTGAACTGACTGTAAAATACTGGTTTGATAAAAACAGTACATATAACCATCAAAATAGCCAAGATCAATTTAAGCCCAAAGCAGGCTTACCGAAGTTTCAGTCTATACCCGAAGGAGATGTGTCAAAGAAATCATATAAAAGATTGCATAGATATAGATATTCACCTACTGCAGCTTATGGCAACAATGAAGTACATCTTCATCCAACAGAAGCAAGGAGAATAAGTGTTGCTGAAGCATTGGCTATACAAAGTGTTCCTGCATGTTTTGAATTGCCGTTAGATATGACTTTGACTAATAAATTCAAGACTGTTGGCAATGGGGTACCTTATCTTTTATCTAGGGGAATAGCCAATTCAATTAAAGTTTTTATAAATGGACTAAACCCTCAATTTATAAGGAGTAAAGATGATATTAACAGCTTCCAATATTACAAATGCTGTTAA
- a CDS encoding restriction endonuclease → MTNAVNQLDKNRFYNYINPQNKGLIKIVHINLPEGPIIIKRYDPSKGGSLDQAKEESISSNLIWRVANAIKEGVPINIDRVLGASYNTRSVLESLLAYTSNFYVTYPGRIEMIDSYSKIKKGHKHIVWLPETPHELGKICEIDTEQVISEIPSHQAVYESLVVPYNNQDKNELDIEIKRRHAQIQVALIHIGIQLGFRTWIAQNDKGIIYKDKKIGEINGVVQSLENEKLLMGYSDAAKAALLIDCIWFKNSRLMPAIMEIECTTGIRSGLTRMKTFSDLFPPFPTRYVIVAPDEDKPKFMQEASKKQFRDLYPKFFPFSAVEELYALCQRRNIKGITEEFLDSFIEDPSFNS, encoded by the coding sequence ATTACAAATGCTGTTAATCAATTAGATAAAAACAGGTTTTATAATTACATAAACCCACAGAATAAAGGTCTGATTAAAATTGTACATATTAATTTGCCCGAGGGTCCTATAATTATTAAACGTTATGATCCTTCTAAAGGCGGATCTTTAGATCAAGCGAAAGAAGAATCTATTTCATCTAACTTGATATGGAGAGTTGCTAACGCTATAAAAGAAGGAGTCCCCATCAATATTGATAGAGTTCTCGGGGCAAGCTATAATACTCGTTCTGTATTGGAAAGTTTATTGGCTTATACCTCTAATTTTTATGTTACATATCCCGGTAGAATTGAAATGATTGATTCGTACTCAAAGATAAAGAAAGGACACAAACATATTGTATGGTTGCCAGAGACCCCACATGAACTAGGTAAAATATGCGAAATTGATACTGAACAGGTGATTTCTGAAATACCTTCTCACCAAGCAGTTTATGAATCCTTAGTAGTTCCATATAATAATCAAGATAAAAATGAACTTGATATTGAAATAAAAAGGAGGCATGCCCAGATTCAAGTTGCATTAATACACATTGGTATTCAACTAGGCTTTAGAACATGGATTGCACAAAATGACAAAGGTATTATTTACAAAGATAAAAAAATAGGTGAAATTAATGGAGTTGTGCAGTCACTAGAAAATGAGAAGCTTTTAATGGGTTATAGTGATGCTGCAAAGGCCGCCTTATTAATAGACTGTATATGGTTTAAAAATAGCAGGCTAATGCCTGCTATCATGGAAATTGAATGTACGACTGGTATACGAAGTGGATTAACTCGTATGAAAACTTTCTCTGATTTGTTTCCTCCTTTTCCCACAAGATATGTTATTGTTGCCCCAGATGAAGATAAACCAAAGTTTATGCAAGAAGCATCTAAAAAACAATTTAGAGATTTATATCCGAAATTTTTCCCTTTCTCTGCCGTAGAAGAACTTTATGCTTTATGCCAAAGAAGAAATATAAAAGGGATTACAGAAGAATTCTTGGATAGTTTTATCGAAGATCCGAGTTTCAATAGTTAA
- the recJ gene encoding single-stranded-DNA-specific exonuclease RecJ has protein sequence MSIHPVVHKILTYRGVLNKQKFLQPSLKGLSDPLNIVPQGAGELIADTIRQNNKIYIYGDYDVDGVCSAALLVNFFKELGFENYQTLIPSRYENGYGLTPDTARQMAKNGADMVITVDCGITSVKEVEYLKNHNIKVIVTDHHLPKDGQPEADFIINPKINPEKINEPDYSLCGCGVVFKLLQIIRRILNRKDINLKKYLDLVGLTTVADIVPLTGDNRILVKYGLDVINSTPSPGIEALVEISRLKDKKIKSYHHGFVLGPRINASGRIDVADTALELLTGDNYANNLKLAEELDNKNKDRQDLCEITFNEAVKIIEKDKYGKNRVIVVYQPHWVKGIIGIVASRIMEKYYRPVIIFGGEDRLNEGVTGSARSIDGIDMFEILSKIDRDSPGLLEKFGGHTKAAGLSVTRENIDKFRNKINEIVCSECKEEVFIKKKDYDLDVTVDDINVNLAKALELLEPFGEGNRKPVFRIKEPVIENQRIVGKNGEHLMFELGNVNGKKVRGIRFNSAKSEINPEQLFGYIECNRYNGGEYCQVKIIS, from the coding sequence TTGTCAATACATCCTGTAGTACATAAAATACTTACTTACAGAGGAGTGTTGAATAAACAAAAATTTTTACAACCGAGTCTGAAAGGTTTATCCGATCCTTTAAATATAGTCCCTCAAGGTGCCGGCGAATTGATTGCAGACACTATCAGGCAGAACAATAAGATTTATATTTACGGAGACTATGATGTAGACGGTGTTTGCTCCGCGGCACTCCTTGTTAATTTTTTTAAAGAATTAGGCTTTGAAAATTATCAAACACTTATACCCAGCAGATATGAAAACGGCTACGGATTAACGCCTGATACTGCCCGACAGATGGCAAAAAACGGAGCAGATATGGTTATTACTGTTGACTGCGGTATAACCTCTGTTAAAGAAGTAGAATATTTAAAAAATCATAACATAAAAGTAATTGTCACAGACCATCATCTGCCAAAGGATGGACAGCCTGAAGCTGATTTTATTATAAACCCGAAAATAAACCCCGAAAAAATAAATGAGCCGGATTACAGCTTATGCGGATGCGGAGTTGTCTTTAAACTGCTCCAGATAATCAGGCGAATTTTAAACAGAAAAGATATAAATTTAAAAAAATACCTGGATCTTGTAGGGCTGACCACCGTGGCGGATATTGTACCACTGACAGGAGACAACAGAATTCTTGTAAAATACGGCCTTGACGTAATAAACAGCACACCTTCACCCGGCATTGAAGCATTGGTTGAAATAAGCAGATTAAAAGATAAAAAAATCAAATCTTATCACCACGGTTTTGTACTTGGCCCAAGGATTAATGCAAGCGGGCGCATTGATGTCGCTGATACTGCTCTGGAACTGCTTACAGGTGATAATTATGCAAATAATCTGAAACTGGCTGAAGAACTTGATAATAAAAACAAGGACAGACAGGACTTATGCGAAATCACCTTTAACGAAGCTGTAAAAATTATTGAAAAAGACAAATACGGTAAAAACAGAGTAATCGTTGTATATCAGCCGCACTGGGTAAAAGGGATAATCGGAATAGTAGCTTCCAGGATAATGGAGAAATACTATCGTCCCGTTATTATTTTTGGCGGCGAAGACAGGCTGAATGAAGGAGTAACAGGTTCAGCACGCTCAATTGACGGAATTGATATGTTTGAAATACTTTCAAAAATTGATAGAGACAGCCCCGGCTTACTTGAAAAATTCGGCGGACACACTAAAGCTGCCGGTTTGTCTGTAACAAGGGAAAATATAGATAAATTCAGAAATAAAATTAATGAAATTGTATGCTCAGAATGCAAAGAAGAAGTTTTTATAAAAAAGAAAGACTACGATTTAGACGTCACTGTTGATGATATCAATGTCAATTTGGCAAAAGCTCTGGAATTGCTCGAACCATTCGGCGAAGGCAACAGAAAGCCAGTATTTCGTATAAAGGAACCTGTAATAGAAAATCAGCGCATAGTTGGCAAAAACGGTGAACATCTGATGTTTGAGCTCGGGAATGTAAATGGTAAAAAAGTGAGGGGTATTCGATTTAACTCTGCAAAATCTGAAATTAATCCGGAACAACTATTCGGATATATCGAGTGTAACAGATACAATGGTGGTGAATACTGTCAGGTGAAAATAATATCATAA
- the glpK gene encoding glycerol kinase GlpK, with the protein MGKKQYILSIDQGTTSSRAVIFNKAGRIITIAQKEFSQILPKPGWVEQDPLEIWSSVQSVIAEALANSGLSGSSIQAVGIANQRETTVIWDKNTGKPVYNAIVWQSRQTADICQELKSKGVEKIFREKTGLVIDPYFSGTKIKWILENVEGARQKAEKGALLFGTIDTWLLWKLTKGKVHATDYSNASRTLLYNIHQLQWDNELLSYLNIPYSILPEVKKSSEIFGHTVPETFAGYSVPIGGIAGDQQAALFGQTCFEKGMVKNTYGTGCFILMNTGNKAYNSKKGLLTTIAWGINNKIDYALEGSVFVAGAAVQWLRDGLKIIENAGEIETEAAKVKDSGGVYVVPAFVGLGTPYWDAEVRGSIFGLTRGTKKEHLARATLESIAYQNKDVISVMQEETGMEIPLLKVDGGAVSNNILMQFQSDILDTKIQRPLCMETTALGAAFLAGLAVGFWKDTKEVAETWKVDKEFTPKMDKITAENLYNKWQKAVKAAMSYKP; encoded by the coding sequence ATGGGAAAAAAGCAGTATATCCTGTCAATCGATCAGGGCACAACAAGCTCAAGAGCTGTTATATTTAACAAAGCCGGCAGAATTATAACCATTGCACAAAAGGAGTTTTCCCAAATTTTGCCAAAACCCGGTTGGGTGGAACAGGATCCTCTGGAAATATGGTCGTCCGTCCAGTCTGTAATAGCAGAAGCTTTGGCAAATTCAGGTCTTTCCGGCAGCAGTATTCAGGCGGTCGGTATCGCCAATCAGCGGGAAACAACGGTTATATGGGATAAAAACACGGGAAAACCTGTCTATAACGCTATAGTTTGGCAGTCAAGACAGACCGCTGATATATGCCAAGAGTTAAAAAGCAAGGGAGTTGAAAAGATTTTCCGGGAAAAAACCGGCCTTGTAATTGATCCATATTTTTCAGGAACAAAAATAAAATGGATTCTCGAAAACGTTGAAGGAGCGCGGCAAAAAGCTGAAAAAGGAGCCTTGCTTTTTGGAACAATCGACACCTGGTTGCTCTGGAAACTGACAAAAGGCAAAGTCCACGCAACTGATTACAGCAACGCTTCCAGAACACTCCTTTACAACATTCACCAGCTACAATGGGATAACGAGTTGCTGAGTTACCTTAATATCCCCTACTCAATACTTCCCGAAGTGAAAAAGTCCTCGGAAATTTTCGGACACACTGTTCCTGAAACGTTTGCCGGTTACAGCGTCCCCATTGGCGGCATTGCAGGTGACCAGCAGGCGGCGCTATTCGGCCAAACCTGTTTTGAAAAAGGTATGGTGAAGAACACATACGGAACAGGATGTTTTATACTGATGAATACGGGGAATAAAGCATATAACTCAAAAAAAGGGTTACTCACAACAATTGCATGGGGGATTAACAATAAAATAGATTACGCTCTTGAAGGCTCGGTTTTTGTAGCCGGAGCTGCAGTTCAATGGCTTAGAGACGGGTTAAAAATTATAGAGAACGCCGGAGAAATTGAGACAGAGGCCGCTAAAGTAAAAGACTCAGGCGGAGTATATGTGGTCCCTGCATTTGTAGGTTTGGGAACGCCGTATTGGGATGCGGAGGTAAGAGGCAGTATCTTCGGATTAACTAGGGGGACAAAAAAAGAGCACCTTGCAAGGGCAACACTTGAATCAATCGCATATCAAAACAAAGATGTGATATCTGTAATGCAGGAGGAAACAGGAATGGAAATTCCGCTTCTCAAAGTGGACGGGGGAGCTGTTTCAAACAATATATTAATGCAGTTCCAAAGCGACATTCTGGATACTAAAATCCAGAGGCCCCTGTGTATGGAAACAACTGCTTTGGGGGCAGCTTTTCTGGCAGGACTTGCAGTCGGTTTCTGGAAAGATACAAAGGAAGTTGCTGAAACATGGAAAGTTGACAAGGAGTTTACTCCCAAAATGGATAAAATAACAGCTGAAAATCTGTATAACAAATGGCAAAAGGCTGTAAAAGCAGCAATGAGTTACAAACCGTGA
- a CDS encoding YrhK family protein — MKHTDDRDITITLGKDRLVIQKRYKFASILNDFLIAVWFLMGSVMFLYPDWVKAGTWLFILGSAQLLIRPCIRLAHHIHLKKLPESHWEM; from the coding sequence ATGAAACACACGGATGACAGAGACATCACCATCACGTTGGGAAAAGACAGACTTGTAATACAGAAACGCTATAAATTTGCCAGTATATTAAACGATTTTTTGATAGCGGTATGGTTTCTCATGGGAAGTGTTATGTTTTTATATCCCGACTGGGTCAAAGCGGGGACATGGCTATTTATTCTGGGAAGTGCCCAGCTCTTAATAAGACCGTGCATACGCCTTGCCCATCATATTCATTTGAAAAAACTTCCGGAATCGCACTGGGAAATGTGA
- a CDS encoding HU family DNA-binding protein has protein sequence MTKSELVAKIAMKSGLTKTDAEKALNAFQDSVMEAVKKNDKVTLVGFGSFEQKQRQARKGRNPQTGAEIKIPAGKTPKFTPGKNFKETVK, from the coding sequence ATGACAAAGTCAGAACTTGTAGCAAAAATTGCAATGAAAAGCGGTTTGACAAAAACAGACGCTGAAAAGGCTCTGAATGCATTTCAGGACAGTGTGATGGAAGCAGTAAAGAAAAACGACAAGGTTACATTGGTAGGTTTCGGAAGCTTTGAACAGAAACAGCGTCAGGCAAGGAAAGGACGCAATCCTCAAACAGGTGCTGAAATAAAGATACCAGCCGGAAAGACTCCTAAGTTTACACCCGGCAAGAATTTTAAAGAAACAGTTAAGTAA